From Flavobacterium lipolyticum, one genomic window encodes:
- a CDS encoding SusD/RagB family nutrient-binding outer membrane lipoprotein, whose product MLKKIAYITLFAVALTSCSDTLDDINKNPNATETPLAPYLLTGTLKQGADLYWGADNNFNASLLFVQHWAKVQYTEPDRYDVSNTSFTSLWNTGYATLITDLNTILKFPDQQANPNYKGIALTLRSWAFLLLTDAYGSIPYKEAGLKVTPAYNTQKEVYTGLLEDLKQAQSLLNPTSGSVTGDLAYKGDISKWKKLVNSLRLRIALRISDKEPALAKQAAIDATTDAAGVISNNNETFKFTYTSSPQQNPASAWFETRDDFRISKTLVDKLNEFSDPRLPVYAQLPTDATVGKYVGGANGLSNSDANSQGFAKTSKPGAYFLTSSSPAVIVSYSEVLFNLSEAVARGYIAGDAEQLYKNAITASFNQFGITDAATISNYLNQAAVKYDAANYAKSIGTQKWIAFFGQGLDAFAEWRRLDYPVLKAGPATVLNGQIPSRFFYPGTEQSLNGASYQTAVSAQGKDLLTTKLWFDAK is encoded by the coding sequence ATGCTAAAAAAAATAGCTTATATAACACTATTTGCGGTAGCACTTACCTCTTGTAGTGACACTTTGGACGATATTAATAAAAATCCAAATGCAACCGAAACACCCTTAGCACCTTATCTATTGACAGGTACGTTAAAGCAGGGAGCCGATTTGTACTGGGGAGCCGACAATAATTTTAATGCGTCGTTACTATTTGTACAGCATTGGGCTAAAGTTCAGTATACAGAACCGGACCGATATGACGTATCGAACACTTCTTTCACTTCATTGTGGAATACGGGATACGCCACTTTGATTACAGATTTAAACACGATTCTGAAATTTCCGGATCAGCAGGCAAATCCAAATTACAAAGGAATTGCGTTAACCTTGCGTTCATGGGCATTTTTATTGCTTACAGATGCTTACGGGAGCATTCCTTATAAAGAAGCAGGCTTAAAAGTAACTCCGGCATACAACACTCAAAAAGAGGTGTACACCGGTTTATTGGAAGATTTAAAACAAGCGCAGTCTTTACTAAATCCAACCAGTGGAAGCGTAACGGGAGATTTGGCTTATAAAGGCGATATCTCGAAATGGAAAAAATTGGTAAACTCCCTTCGTTTGCGTATTGCATTGAGAATTTCTGATAAAGAACCTGCGTTAGCCAAACAAGCCGCGATCGATGCAACGACGGATGCTGCCGGAGTAATTAGCAATAACAATGAAACTTTTAAGTTTACTTATACGAGTTCGCCTCAGCAAAATCCTGCTTCGGCCTGGTTTGAAACCCGTGATGACTTTCGTATTTCGAAAACATTGGTGGATAAGTTAAATGAATTCTCCGATCCGCGTTTGCCGGTTTATGCTCAGTTGCCAACAGATGCAACTGTTGGAAAATATGTGGGAGGTGCTAACGGATTATCCAACAGTGATGCCAACAGTCAGGGATTTGCTAAAACATCAAAGCCGGGAGCTTATTTTTTAACCTCGTCATCACCAGCTGTAATTGTTTCTTATTCAGAAGTATTGTTTAATCTTTCAGAGGCGGTGGCTCGCGGTTATATTGCCGGAGATGCAGAACAGTTGTATAAAAATGCGATTACAGCATCGTTCAATCAGTTTGGAATTACTGATGCCGCTACAATTTCAAATTATCTTAATCAGGCAGCGGTAAAGTACGATGCAGCGAATTATGCTAAATCGATTGGTACACAAAAATGGATCGCATTTTTCGGGCAGGGTCTTGATGCTTTTGCAGAATGGAGAAGATTGGACTATCCGGTATTGAAAGCAGGTCCGGCTACCGTTTTAAACGGACAGATTCCTTCACGTTTCTTTTATCCGGGAACAGAACAGTCACTGAATGGAGCCAGCTATCAGACAGCTGTATCGGCTCAGGGAAAAGATTTGCTGACTACAAAACTATGGTTTGACGCAAAGTAA
- a CDS encoding DUF4876 domain-containing protein, with amino-acid sequence MKIRLLPIYLTIAIMTLLPSCSKDDDNRNKETALTLTLVNPEDLSSVTFSDVSVSFKERNTGKVIQSKALNNNLSVSLSEGSYEISIDGKINYTIDGNITEASVSSYKEAVVISGGSAAVSLNLFLKTTQSDFVIEEVFFTGTKTPQGKQYLGDKYFKIHNNTDKVLYADGLMIAQSEFMTTDKQDYSPNIMAQSFAVSAVAIVPGNGTTYPIAPGEFFVIAEDAIDHKEYNSASLDLRKATFEFYTEDADDVDNPSVPNMENLFSSMVIHNRGFKSFVIARMPVNKTKYLTDYTYNYEYNLVFGGESYPMGENVYSIPNSWIVDAVNLSVESEFKWIVTAPSLDKGWTYCGKVDSDATRYGKSVRRKTLSTTSNGKKILKDTNNSTLDFSPEVKPSLLN; translated from the coding sequence ATGAAAATCAGATTACTACCCATTTATCTCACAATAGCCATAATGACACTATTACCATCCTGTTCTAAAGATGATGATAACCGCAATAAAGAGACCGCTTTAACCTTAACACTTGTAAATCCGGAAGATCTAAGCAGTGTTACCTTTTCTGATGTTTCCGTTTCTTTTAAAGAGCGTAATACCGGTAAAGTAATTCAAAGTAAAGCTTTAAATAATAATCTCTCTGTCTCTTTAAGTGAAGGTTCTTACGAAATATCTATTGATGGAAAAATCAACTATACAATAGACGGTAACATTACCGAAGCTTCGGTAAGCAGCTATAAAGAAGCCGTAGTGATTAGTGGCGGAAGTGCCGCTGTTTCTTTAAATCTTTTCCTCAAAACAACACAATCTGATTTTGTAATTGAAGAGGTCTTTTTTACCGGAACCAAAACACCCCAGGGCAAACAATATTTAGGTGACAAATACTTTAAAATTCATAATAATACGGATAAAGTATTGTATGCTGATGGCTTAATGATCGCACAATCGGAATTCATGACCACTGACAAACAAGACTATAGCCCGAATATCATGGCGCAGTCGTTTGCGGTATCTGCTGTTGCAATTGTTCCCGGTAACGGAACTACTTATCCAATCGCTCCGGGTGAGTTTTTTGTTATTGCCGAAGATGCTATCGACCATAAAGAATACAATTCAGCTTCGTTGGATTTAAGAAAAGCTACTTTTGAATTCTATACGGAAGACGCTGATGATGTTGATAATCCTTCTGTTCCAAATATGGAGAATTTATTCTCTTCTATGGTGATTCATAACAGAGGTTTTAAAAGTTTTGTTATCGCTCGTATGCCTGTAAACAAAACAAAATATCTAACAGATTATACCTATAACTACGAATACAATCTGGTATTTGGCGGAGAAAGTTATCCAATGGGCGAAAACGTGTATTCGATTCCAAATTCATGGATTGTAGACGCTGTTAATTTAAGTGTTGAATCTGAATTTAAATGGATTGTTACTGCTCCATCGCTGGATAAAGGGTGGACTTATTGCGGAAAAGTAGATTCAGATGCAACGCGTTATGGAAAAAGTGTTCGTCGTAAAACGCTTTCTACTACTTCAAACGGCAAAAAAATACTAAAAGACACTAATAATTCGACATTAGATTTTTCCCCTGAGGTTAAACCTTCTTTACTGAATTAA
- a CDS encoding cytochrome-c peroxidase, with product MKSLLLKTSFSILFIGLIYVLLSFSASFSEKLASSNWREIYSKPTSQWPKPTIDDGVQWQEFESLAIDTSYYDTMENPKVILGQLLFFDPKLSGSSQVSCSSCHDPELAWGDAREVSLGNDHLQGKRNTPSLYNIGARKSFFWDGRAATLEEQAQGPITAHHEMSMEPKNLAKKLKKIKGYPVLFQNAYGSSEITYEKILQSLAVFQKTILSKRSRFDAFMDGDYTQLSDQEIYGLHLFRTKARCMNCHSGKYLTDESFHNIGLTYYKREYEDLGLYTVTKKAEDVGKFRTPSLRDVLYTGPWMHNGLFDNITGIVNMYNSGMHMIDPDETEKIADPLFPKTDVLMQPLNLTDDEIVALVSFIKTLSGRQYKMERPQIPR from the coding sequence ATGAAGTCTCTTTTATTAAAAACCTCTTTTTCTATTCTTTTCATAGGTCTAATTTATGTATTGTTAAGTTTCAGTGCTTCATTTAGTGAGAAACTTGCAAGTTCAAATTGGCGTGAAATCTATAGTAAACCAACCAGTCAATGGCCAAAACCTACTATTGATGACGGTGTACAATGGCAGGAATTCGAATCTCTTGCGATCGATACGAGTTACTACGATACCATGGAAAATCCTAAAGTAATTTTAGGACAGCTGCTTTTTTTCGATCCCAAACTTTCGGGGTCTAGTCAGGTATCCTGCAGCAGTTGCCACGATCCGGAACTGGCTTGGGGAGATGCGCGTGAAGTATCTTTAGGGAATGATCATTTGCAAGGAAAAAGAAATACACCTTCGTTATACAACATCGGAGCCCGAAAATCATTCTTTTGGGACGGACGGGCTGCCACTTTAGAAGAGCAAGCTCAAGGGCCCATTACAGCGCATCATGAAATGAGTATGGAACCTAAAAATCTGGCTAAAAAATTGAAAAAAATTAAAGGTTATCCTGTTTTATTTCAAAATGCTTATGGAAGTTCTGAGATTACTTATGAAAAAATCCTGCAGTCACTGGCCGTATTCCAAAAAACAATTTTAAGCAAACGAAGCCGTTTTGATGCCTTTATGGATGGCGATTACACGCAATTATCAGATCAGGAAATCTATGGTCTGCACCTTTTTCGAACCAAAGCAAGATGTATGAATTGTCACTCCGGAAAATACCTGACCGATGAGTCATTCCATAATATTGGGCTTACTTATTACAAAAGGGAATATGAAGATTTAGGACTTTATACGGTTACTAAAAAAGCGGAAGATGTTGGAAAATTCCGAACTCCTTCTCTTCGTGATGTACTTTATACAGGCCCCTGGATGCACAATGGTTTATTTGATAATATCACTGGAATTGTGAATATGTATAACAGCGGCATGCACATGATTGATCCTGATGAAACAGAAAAAATAGCTGATCCTCTATTTCCTAAGACAGATGTTTTAATGCAGCCGTTAAATCTTACTGATGACGAAATTGTGGCTTTGGTTTCTTTTATTAAAACGTTATCCGGAAGACAGTATAAGATGGAAAGACCACAAATACCAAGATAA
- a CDS encoding TonB-dependent receptor, with protein MTSFNSLIAFLLKRIASVLLLLFSVFSNLSFSQNTAKITLQITVYDAESKIPLKGVLLTVEGIHQYKAHSDDLGSIILNSIQSDRYTLKVSHLGYETIEKNLEFKTGQSLSFGLVPSSVQLNEVVITAVESRGMTSTSVIDKKAMQHLQPSSFTDLLELLPGGRSKDPVFNASNHIKLREVGTADSNYDISSLGTSFVIDGIPINTDANLQYTTGPNMTITPGSGYANTRRNTTSKGVDMRSISTDQIERVEIVRGIPSVEYGDLTSGLIKIQRKRGRTNWESRFKADEFSKLYYLGKGFESEEKRLILNVGIDYLNAKSDPRNSFENYKRITSSLRAQKIWENDSHQLQWDSSLDYSGSIDNERADPNVGYTKIDRYASSYNRFAWANSFDLKFKMTSFLKAIHSSAAINQQFDKIEQTKWVQVSSATAIPNTTEQGESDGIFLTPQYISNLTVDGRPFDAFFKTMGDFEIHLFGITHALKAGSEWTYSKNNGKGQVYDTTHPPSPEMSTRPRSYKDIPASTDLSFFVEDVLSIPIGKHQLNLAGGLRAMSLLNVPSPYSISGKYYFDPRVNTQWVFPSFKMGKRLLKTELTAGFGQYTKFPTLAQLYPDFIYNDLVQLNYYHNTPEYRRINLMTYKTSAVNYNLTPAINKKWEVRADFSYDNNRFSVTFFNERMDSGFRNNSQYQALSYKKYDHNSIDPLTLTSQPNLDDMRFVRDTLLTSYNTTNNGSKLLKSGVEFQFSSKRFTTINTRFTLNGAWFKTTYTNSSPVYKRGQKDVIIDGKRLPYLGLYQFDDGSEKQQFNTNLIVDTYVAPLGLEFSGSFQFLWFRSDQSLPMNGTPVAYIDPSGKQHPYLEKDQSDPILQWLDIKYNDALFQKKSIPMSMNMNLKVSKDFYKRFRISMFVNRLFSYYQNYEINGQKIERRGLTSPYFGMELNLNF; from the coding sequence ATGACTTCTTTTAATAGCCTTATTGCATTCCTGCTAAAAAGGATTGCATCAGTTCTGCTTTTATTATTCTCTGTTTTTTCTAACCTTAGTTTTTCTCAAAATACTGCTAAAATTACGCTTCAGATTACCGTTTACGATGCCGAAAGTAAAATTCCTTTAAAAGGTGTTTTGCTTACCGTAGAAGGAATTCACCAATACAAAGCGCATTCAGACGATTTGGGGAGTATAATTTTAAACTCCATTCAAAGTGACCGTTACACGCTTAAAGTGTCACATTTAGGCTACGAAACGATCGAAAAAAATCTCGAGTTTAAAACAGGACAAAGTCTTTCTTTCGGATTAGTCCCATCAAGTGTACAGCTAAACGAAGTAGTCATAACGGCCGTAGAATCTCGAGGTATGACCAGTACCTCTGTTATCGATAAAAAAGCCATGCAGCATTTACAGCCTTCAAGTTTCACCGATTTGCTGGAGTTACTCCCTGGCGGACGCTCAAAAGATCCTGTATTTAATGCTTCGAATCATATTAAATTAAGAGAGGTTGGAACAGCAGATTCTAATTATGATATTTCTTCACTTGGAACTTCTTTTGTAATTGACGGGATCCCAATAAATACCGATGCAAATCTACAGTATACCACCGGCCCCAATATGACTATCACACCGGGTTCAGGATATGCCAATACACGCCGCAATACAACTTCTAAAGGAGTAGATATGCGCTCTATTTCGACAGATCAGATTGAGAGAGTCGAAATTGTGAGAGGGATTCCTTCCGTAGAATATGGTGATTTGACGAGCGGACTTATTAAAATTCAACGAAAAAGAGGACGTACTAATTGGGAATCCCGTTTTAAGGCTGATGAGTTTAGCAAATTGTATTATTTAGGAAAAGGTTTTGAATCTGAAGAAAAAAGATTGATTCTGAATGTGGGAATTGATTACTTAAATGCAAAATCAGATCCGCGTAACAGTTTTGAAAACTACAAAAGAATCACGTCCTCTCTACGTGCACAAAAAATTTGGGAAAATGATTCGCATCAGCTTCAATGGGATTCGAGTTTAGATTATAGCGGTTCTATAGACAATGAAAGAGCAGATCCGAATGTGGGTTATACCAAAATTGACCGATATGCTTCAAGCTATAATCGGTTTGCATGGGCAAACTCTTTTGATTTAAAGTTTAAAATGACATCGTTTTTAAAAGCAATTCATTCGTCGGCAGCAATAAATCAGCAATTCGATAAAATTGAGCAAACCAAATGGGTTCAGGTCTCAAGTGCAACAGCTATTCCTAATACTACCGAACAAGGTGAATCTGACGGAATTTTTCTAACACCACAGTACATTTCTAATCTTACTGTTGACGGAAGGCCTTTTGATGCCTTTTTTAAAACAATGGGAGATTTCGAAATTCATTTGTTTGGAATAACACACGCTTTAAAAGCGGGTTCGGAATGGACTTATTCAAAAAATAACGGAAAAGGACAGGTTTACGATACTACCCATCCCCCATCTCCTGAAATGTCTACACGTCCCAGATCGTATAAAGACATTCCGGCGAGTACTGATCTTTCTTTTTTTGTCGAAGATGTCCTGTCCATTCCAATTGGTAAGCACCAATTAAATCTCGCAGGAGGTTTACGGGCGATGTCGTTGTTGAATGTGCCATCGCCTTATAGCATTTCGGGAAAATACTATTTTGATCCCCGAGTTAATACGCAATGGGTGTTTCCATCTTTTAAAATGGGGAAACGTTTACTAAAAACAGAACTTACGGCCGGTTTCGGACAGTACACCAAATTCCCAACACTGGCTCAGCTTTACCCGGATTTTATCTATAATGATCTGGTGCAATTGAACTATTATCATAATACACCGGAATACAGAAGAATTAATTTAATGACTTATAAAACATCTGCTGTAAATTACAATCTAACACCGGCTATAAATAAAAAATGGGAGGTTCGAGCGGATTTCTCTTATGACAATAATCGCTTTTCGGTTACTTTTTTCAATGAACGTATGGATTCCGGATTTAGAAATAATTCTCAATATCAGGCACTATCGTATAAAAAGTATGACCATAATTCTATTGATCCTCTCACCTTAACCTCACAGCCAAATTTAGACGATATGCGTTTTGTTAGAGATACACTATTAACCTCATACAACACCACTAATAACGGAAGTAAGCTGCTTAAAAGCGGGGTTGAATTTCAATTTTCTTCAAAACGTTTTACGACAATTAATACCCGATTTACTCTAAATGGAGCCTGGTTTAAAACCACTTATACCAATAGCAGTCCGGTTTATAAAAGAGGACAGAAAGATGTTATTATTGATGGGAAGAGGCTTCCTTACTTAGGACTATATCAGTTTGATGATGGTTCTGAAAAACAGCAGTTCAATACCAATTTGATTGTAGATACCTACGTTGCTCCTCTTGGCTTAGAGTTCTCGGGATCGTTTCAGTTTTTATGGTTTAGAAGTGATCAGTCGCTTCCTATGAACGGAACACCGGTTGCTTATATTGATCCTTCTGGAAAACAGCATCCTTATCTCGAAAAAGACCAATCAGATCCTATTCTGCAATGGCTTGATATCAAATACAATGATGCTCTTTTTCAAAAAAAATCAATCCCAATGTCCATGAATATGAATCTGAAAGTATCTAAAGATTTTTACAAGAGATTTAGAATTTCCATGTTCGTTAACCGACTCTTCAGTTACTATCAAAACTATGAAATTAATGGTCAGAAGATCGAGCGACGCGGTCTTACTTCACCATATTTCGGGATGGAATTAAACTTGAATTTTTAA
- a CDS encoding restriction endonuclease, with the protein MKITKHSGHKVPFDKEKLKLSLKKSGAAPDVITESMVQIEKQMYDGITTKEIYKMAFAILKKTANGYAARYNIRQALQMLGPAGFYFEKFIARLYAAEGFKAKINLTLQGKCVSHEVDVAIMKDDVITMIECKFHGSKDGASDVKVPMYILSRFNDLREKRHIIFSNNETFTSCIIVTNNRFTKDAQDFANCSGISLLSWDYPPDKNLKNKIDRGALYPITCLTTLSMVEKEKLLFLDQILVKDLLDDQEGLKKIGLSPNRIKNIVHEASQICKLI; encoded by the coding sequence ATGAAAATCACGAAGCACTCGGGACACAAAGTTCCTTTCGACAAAGAAAAACTGAAGCTTTCTCTTAAAAAATCAGGAGCAGCTCCTGATGTTATAACAGAATCTATGGTCCAGATCGAAAAGCAGATGTATGATGGTATTACTACCAAAGAAATCTACAAGATGGCATTTGCAATTTTAAAAAAAACTGCAAACGGATATGCCGCCCGTTACAATATCAGACAGGCTTTGCAGATGCTCGGTCCTGCGGGTTTCTATTTTGAGAAATTCATAGCAAGATTATATGCCGCAGAAGGGTTTAAAGCCAAGATAAATCTAACGCTTCAGGGTAAATGCGTCTCGCATGAAGTAGACGTTGCTATTATGAAAGATGATGTGATAACGATGATCGAATGCAAGTTTCACGGAAGCAAAGATGGGGCTTCAGATGTAAAAGTACCCATGTATATTCTTTCCCGGTTTAATGATTTAAGAGAAAAACGGCATATTATTTTTTCTAATAATGAAACTTTCACATCCTGTATCATAGTAACCAACAATCGTTTTACCAAAGATGCGCAGGATTTTGCCAACTGTAGTGGAATCTCTCTTTTAAGTTGGGACTATCCGCCAGATAAAAATCTCAAAAACAAAATTGATAGGGGAGCGCTTTATCCTATTACCTGTCTGACAACACTATCAATGGTCGAAAAAGAAAAATTACTTTTCCTCGATCAGATACTGGTAAAAGATCTTCTTGACGATCAGGAAGGACTAAAAAAAATTGGACTGAGTCCAAACCGAATCAAGAATATAGTACACGAAGCTTCACAAATTTGTAAACTTATCTAA
- a CDS encoding DUF6850 family outer membrane beta-barrel protein — MSFRSLFLFIILSCGLLQAQDSTSVLLRIHEDLSPENTFARRFYTNPANQHYARRYSLSELSAGYSSAAQQTNIQQLGNGIRQFLIKAQSYYKINSENTVFGNAHYKNGKRKNVRWNESSDYQTIYPYVTADSIGGDLSYEEYSFSGGYTKAFNKITLGISTDYRALMEYRDIDPRPKNTVSDLNVSTGISLNLSDHYVLGSALNLQKYTQSNNLKFFSELGAPAVYHMAGLGVYNKLLTGSKLSSYYDGRGYGANVQFFPKDRNGFGLLLGYHQFGYEKIMTEFQNLVASTILENQYEGEVSYLKKTKEKFWGAKIGLFYTDRTGKENIFDNQSTTSYIKIAEHTKYTNQVTSVVFSGLYYVPNPELSWSIAPSFNLKSTAEKYIDPLRTIDLQQGIGRLDFAISKLLSPSLINVSASLEHNWILSSEMELSDRKANLIFNMLNYNFAFLSSPYTKINLAARWDYKYQPDLNFFVKTSLDYYRFPQKQNNTFFQMSIGLTF, encoded by the coding sequence ATGAGCTTTCGTTCCCTATTTCTATTTATCATTTTGAGTTGCGGTTTGCTGCAGGCACAGGACAGTACTTCTGTGCTCCTTCGCATTCACGAAGACTTGTCTCCCGAGAATACTTTTGCCCGAAGATTTTATACCAATCCTGCAAATCAGCATTATGCCCGCCGTTACTCTTTATCAGAATTGAGCGCGGGTTATAGCTCGGCAGCACAGCAAACCAATATCCAACAGTTGGGAAATGGAATTCGTCAATTTCTTATTAAGGCACAATCGTATTATAAGATTAACTCTGAAAATACTGTTTTTGGAAACGCTCATTACAAGAATGGTAAACGCAAAAATGTGCGTTGGAACGAAAGTTCAGATTATCAAACAATTTATCCTTATGTAACGGCAGATTCTATAGGAGGTGATCTTTCGTATGAAGAGTACTCCTTTAGTGGCGGTTATACTAAAGCTTTTAATAAAATAACTCTGGGTATTAGTACTGATTACAGGGCATTAATGGAGTATAGGGATATTGATCCAAGACCTAAAAATACGGTTTCAGATCTTAATGTTTCTACCGGTATTTCCTTAAATCTTAGTGATCATTATGTATTAGGTTCGGCTTTAAATCTGCAAAAATATACACAATCGAATAATCTAAAATTCTTTAGCGAATTAGGAGCTCCCGCAGTTTATCATATGGCAGGACTTGGCGTTTACAATAAATTACTTACCGGAAGTAAACTGAGTTCGTATTATGACGGAAGAGGCTATGGCGCCAATGTGCAGTTTTTTCCAAAAGACCGAAATGGCTTTGGTTTACTACTGGGATACCATCAATTTGGTTATGAAAAAATCATGACCGAATTCCAAAACCTTGTCGCGTCTACAATTTTAGAGAATCAGTATGAAGGAGAGGTTTCTTATTTAAAAAAAACAAAAGAGAAGTTTTGGGGCGCGAAAATTGGGCTTTTTTACACAGATCGAACCGGAAAAGAAAATATATTTGACAACCAAAGTACTACATCTTACATCAAAATAGCTGAGCATACCAAATATACCAATCAGGTTACGTCTGTTGTGTTTTCAGGATTGTACTACGTTCCAAATCCTGAATTATCATGGTCGATTGCACCAAGCTTTAACTTAAAAAGTACTGCGGAAAAATATATTGATCCTCTTCGGACTATCGACTTACAGCAAGGTATCGGCCGATTGGATTTTGCCATTTCAAAACTTTTATCTCCGTCCTTAATTAATGTTTCGGCTTCACTCGAACACAACTGGATTTTAAGTTCAGAAATGGAATTAAGCGATCGCAAAGCCAATTTAATTTTTAATATGCTCAATTATAACTTTGCTTTTCTGTCCTCCCCGTACACTAAAATAAATCTCGCTGCACGATGGGATTACAAGTACCAACCGGATCTTAACTTTTTCGTTAAGACAAGTCTGGATTACTACCGTTTTCCTCAAAAACAAAACAACACTTTTTTTCAAATGTCAATAGGTTTGACATTTTAA
- a CDS encoding MBL fold metallo-hydrolase: protein MKVKFIGGAGTVTGSKTLIETQNSRILIDCGLFQGIKALRELNWDPLPVLPSTIDFVLLTHGHLDHCGWLPRLVAQGFKGKIYCTAPTKAIARLVLLDSAKIQEEEAERANKEEYSKHEQAEPLYTVEQAEAVTPFFKIITPNTTVEIAEDITAVFQNAGHIIGACSITVNAEGKTLVFSGDIGRDDDVLMFPPTKPVKADYVFLESTYGNKLHAELDVKKELEILINTAIAKKETVIIPGFAVERVQSVMFLLWKLKKEGRIPDVPYILDTPMGANALHVFLENLQWHKLSVEDCHEMSKMFTIVSKYEETMRIIENPQPKVVLAASGMATGGRVLSYFEHYISLEKTTVIFVGYQAEGTRGRKLLEGAKEIKIYGNYYSVRAKIFQIEGLSAHGDQKDLLNWLSALENTPKCVFLVHGENLPADELRVKIQKQYHFKCTVPLMGNEMEI from the coding sequence ATGAAAGTAAAATTTATAGGAGGTGCAGGAACGGTTACAGGTTCAAAAACACTCATCGAAACTCAAAACAGCAGGATATTAATTGATTGCGGACTTTTTCAGGGCATAAAAGCATTGAGAGAACTCAACTGGGATCCGTTACCTGTTTTACCTTCCACAATAGATTTTGTGCTTCTTACACATGGTCATCTGGATCATTGCGGCTGGCTGCCCCGATTAGTAGCACAGGGTTTTAAAGGCAAAATATACTGTACAGCTCCAACCAAAGCGATAGCCAGATTAGTGCTTTTAGACAGTGCCAAAATTCAGGAAGAAGAAGCCGAAAGAGCCAACAAAGAAGAATATTCTAAGCACGAACAGGCGGAACCGCTTTATACCGTAGAGCAGGCAGAAGCTGTTACTCCATTTTTTAAAATAATAACACCAAATACAACAGTAGAGATTGCAGAGGATATCACTGCCGTTTTTCAAAATGCAGGACATATTATCGGAGCGTGCAGTATTACTGTAAATGCCGAAGGTAAAACGTTAGTATTTTCGGGTGATATTGGACGTGATGATGATGTATTGATGTTTCCGCCAACCAAACCCGTAAAGGCCGATTATGTTTTTCTGGAAAGTACCTACGGAAACAAACTGCATGCAGAGTTGGATGTAAAGAAAGAACTGGAAATACTTATCAATACAGCCATAGCCAAAAAAGAGACGGTAATCATACCTGGTTTTGCTGTAGAGCGGGTACAATCGGTGATGTTTTTATTGTGGAAGCTCAAAAAAGAAGGCAGAATTCCCGACGTTCCCTATATTCTTGATACTCCGATGGGGGCAAATGCGCTGCATGTATTTCTAGAAAATCTGCAATGGCATAAACTATCCGTCGAGGATTGCCACGAGATGTCTAAAATGTTCACGATAGTTTCAAAGTACGAAGAAACCATGCGGATTATAGAAAACCCTCAGCCTAAAGTGGTTCTCGCGGCTAGTGGTATGGCAACAGGAGGAAGAGTATTGTCGTATTTTGAACATTATATAAGTCTCGAAAAAACCACAGTGATTTTTGTGGGGTATCAGGCAGAAGGTACCCGGGGAAGAAAATTGCTTGAGGGTGCCAAAGAAATCAAAATATATGGAAACTATTATTCCGTAAGAGCAAAAATCTTTCAGATCGAAGGGCTCTCGGCACACGGAGATCAAAAAGACCTTTTAAACTGGTTGTCTGCTCTCGAAAACACTCCAAAATGCGTCTTTCTGGTGCACGGTGAAAATCTGCCTGCCGACGAACTACGTGTTAAAATCCAGAAGCAGTACCACTTTAAATGTACCGTTCCGTTAATGGGGAATGAAATGGAGATTTAG